CCGTCGGTAGCGCGTAAAGTTATTGGTGGTGTACAGGGCAGATCCCTTCTTCTCCCAGGAGGAAGGGTCCTTGATGCGGTTGGCCCGGATCTCATCGGCGAGAAGCCAGGCCTTGTGCGCGAGGAAGAACTCTCCGAAGCCACGAACATCGCCGGCGGGCAAGAGAACACCCCCCAATCCGAAGATCGGGCTCGTCTTGTACTTGGAATGTTCTCGGCTGACGTACGGCCCGATGTGGCCGAACTCGTCGATGTACGCGAAGTAGAGCATGGCTGAATGCACGAAGGCCCGCGCATGCGCGGGCCTTCGGAATGAGAGCAACCCAGGTGCGGACCCGAGCCGCGTCTCGACAAGGAATATATCTGTACGCGAACCTCGACGCAACCATCGAGAGCGCGTGGCGTCACACGTCCAGGAAGCGGACGTAACGCGCGTTCTCTTC
This genomic stretch from Longimicrobium sp. harbors:
- a CDS encoding DUF3800 domain-containing protein, which produces MLYFAYIDEFGHIGPYVSREHSKYKTSPIFGLGGVLLPAGDVRGFGEFFLAHKAWLLADEIRANRIKDPSSWEKKGSALYTTNNFTRYRR